TCTCCGCGCGGCGCCCTCGGCTCGCTCGAGGCGGAAGACGGTGAGAAGCGGCAGGAGCCCCCGCAGGAGGTGCCCGGGCAGCGCTGCGGAGAGCCAGAGGGAGACGGCGGCAGAGTGCGGGCAGGCCCCaggccccgcgccccgccgccccgagCCGCCCGCGCCTTACCCCAGACGTCCCGCTCCAGGGCCCCCATGCTGCGGCTCACCGCCGCCGCGCTCAGCGCGAACAGGCTGCGCGGCTCCGCCACCATCGCCTCGCTCAgcgccgccgccatcttgggaAGGcacaccccctccctcccgcgcgccgccgccgccgccatcttgggaggaggagggagctggcGGCCATGTTGGGAAGGTCGCGTCCAGCGGCGTGCCCTTCCCGCGCGTGGCCGCACAGGCCAGCAGCGCAGCCAGGCCGAGCCAGCGCCAGGGTTGCGATCCCCAGGAAAAAGGGCGCGGCAGCCACCTTGAGACGGTCACAGGCGCAGCAGCTGCCGCCTGCCATGTTTGGAAGGGAAGCGCCCAGGCCCGAAGCACCACCCTCTGGGGAGGCGGTCCCAGCGCGCTGCGGGCGCGTTTCTGCTTCCGGGGCGGGCCGCGGCACTTCCGGCGGGTGACCCTGGCGAGTCCTTCTGGGTGGCGGGATGGGGCTGCGCGACACCGTCGTTCACGCCGGGGAGCCTGAGGTGAGGCCGGGCCGGCGGGGCTGCGCCGGACCCCCGCGGGACGTGGGCGGTCGGTAATGgctgtgctttctttcttttttcttttccccaggaggaggaagaggaagagctggTGGTAAGACCGGGAGCGGGGCCTGGGGGGCCTGGGCCGCCCCAGCGCGGGGAGCTGGCAGGccgcggtggcggcgggggaGACCCGCAGCTCCCGGGGAAGAGGCCCGGTGCCTTTCAGCACTGATAAACAAACTCGTAGGGGTTCGGGCTCCCGTTGCCGCTTTGTGCTGGCGATCCGCAGCGATCCGGCTTGAATCCGGGCTTCGGTGTGGATATACGGCTTCCCCTTAAAGCAAAGGCCTGGGGGAAGACGGCGTCTCGAGGGTCTCCCCCTTCTCATGGCAGTCCCGTGTGTGCAGGATCCTCTAACCACGGTCCGGGAGCACTGTGAGCAGACAGAGAAATGCGTGAAGGCGCGGGAGCGGCTGGAGCTGTGCGACGCGCGGGTGTCCTCCAGGTCCCAGACGGAAGAGCAGTGCACAGAGGAGCTCTTTGACTTCCTGCACGCCAGGGACCACTGTGTAAGTGCAATGTtcctgctggtgctgggagCGGAGCTGCCCACAGCTGCGCTCCTGAGAGTGCAGACAGGTCAAGTGTGAGACACAGTAGCTGTTTGCTCAGGGAGCTCTGAAGAGCTGTGAGCCTTGATGCTTTTCCATGTTAAGTGTTTGGTTCCTCTTCGTTACAACAGTTGCAGCTGGGATTCGGTAGGTTATTAAACAACTAAATAAGCCAAATGCATTGTTTCTGCCCTG
This Grus americana isolate bGruAme1 chromosome 8, bGruAme1.mat, whole genome shotgun sequence DNA region includes the following protein-coding sequences:
- the LOC129209391 gene encoding cytochrome b-c1 complex subunit 6, mitochondrial; the protein is MGLRDTVVHAGEPEEEEEEELVDPLTTVREHCEQTEKCVKARERLELCDARVSSRSQTEEQCTEELFDFLHARDHCVAHKLFKNLK